One window of the Paenibacillus beijingensis genome contains the following:
- a CDS encoding GNAT family N-acetyltransferase — MNDISYEIIERLPTVKEHKTLWEAVGWGPIDTEMSAQSIAHSIYGVVAVSNGEVVGMGRIIGDGAMYFYIQDVAVLPEYQRKGIGGKIVARLLDHIKARRFTNGIAFVGLFASHGKEPFYETFGFKDYSPKMTGMFTVLDR; from the coding sequence ATGAACGATATTTCATACGAGATCATAGAGAGACTCCCGACAGTTAAGGAGCATAAAACGTTGTGGGAAGCGGTCGGATGGGGACCAATCGACACCGAGATGTCTGCGCAATCGATTGCCCATTCGATTTACGGCGTTGTGGCGGTTTCTAACGGTGAAGTCGTCGGAATGGGGCGGATCATTGGCGACGGAGCGATGTACTTTTATATCCAGGACGTAGCCGTGCTCCCCGAGTACCAAAGAAAAGGCATCGGCGGCAAGATCGTTGCCCGGCTGCTCGACCATATCAAAGCTAGAAGATTTACAAACGGAATTGCTTTTGTCGGGCTGTTTGCTTCCCATGGGAAAGAGCCATTTTACGAAACGTTCGGATTCAAAGATTACTCGCCGAAGATGACAGGAATGTTTACGGTTTTGGATCGATAA
- a CDS encoding MFS transporter, translating to MEQIQSLSKTKEAGSKFPIALISLTVGAFAIGMTEFVIMGLLPNVADDLNVSIPQAGQLITGYALGVAVGAPVLAILTHRLPQKLLLCLLMVLFILGNAAAALAPNYTVLMLARLFTALAHGTFFGVGSIIAANLVRPDKQAGAVSIMMAGLTVANIIGVPFGTFIGQHFGWRATFGSIVIMGILSFIGIAALIPKIRPDASSSLLRQVKALAQPKLLLVYAAGAFGLCSLFTVFTYIAPLLQDVTGFAEHSVTWILILFGCGVTLGNIVGGKLADWKLMPVLIGNFALLVVIFALLSFTDRYPVAAVITIFVWGALAFGLLPGLQVRIMTLAKDAPALASTTNHSVLNLGNACGAYLGGHAIILFGLSSLPWFGALLSLIGLLIVLIIYVMDRKGVQSA from the coding sequence ATGGAGCAGATTCAATCCTTAAGCAAAACGAAGGAGGCCGGCTCAAAGTTTCCGATCGCCCTCATATCATTAACGGTCGGTGCCTTTGCGATCGGCATGACGGAATTCGTCATTATGGGGCTGCTGCCTAATGTGGCGGATGATCTAAACGTGAGCATCCCGCAGGCGGGACAGCTTATCACGGGCTATGCGCTCGGCGTGGCGGTCGGAGCGCCCGTTCTGGCCATCCTGACGCACCGGCTGCCGCAAAAACTGCTGCTCTGCCTGCTGATGGTGTTGTTCATTCTCGGCAACGCTGCGGCCGCCCTGGCCCCGAACTATACGGTACTGATGCTGGCACGGCTGTTCACGGCGCTGGCGCACGGCACATTTTTCGGTGTCGGCTCGATCATCGCCGCCAATCTGGTCCGCCCGGACAAACAGGCGGGAGCCGTCTCCATTATGATGGCCGGACTGACCGTCGCGAACATTATCGGGGTTCCGTTCGGCACCTTTATCGGCCAGCATTTCGGATGGAGAGCCACCTTCGGCTCGATCGTCATTATGGGGATTCTGTCGTTCATCGGCATTGCGGCCCTCATTCCAAAAATCCGGCCCGACGCCTCCTCCAGCCTGCTCCGGCAGGTCAAAGCGCTCGCGCAGCCCAAGCTGCTGCTCGTCTATGCCGCCGGAGCGTTCGGCCTGTGCAGCCTGTTCACCGTGTTCACTTACATTGCGCCGCTGCTGCAGGATGTGACCGGCTTCGCCGAGCACAGCGTGACCTGGATTCTGATCCTGTTCGGCTGCGGCGTCACGCTCGGCAACATCGTCGGCGGCAAGCTGGCGGATTGGAAGCTGATGCCGGTGCTGATCGGCAACTTCGCGCTGCTCGTCGTCATCTTCGCGCTGCTGTCGTTTACGGACCGCTATCCGGTAGCGGCCGTCATCACAATCTTCGTGTGGGGAGCGTTGGCGTTCGGCCTGCTGCCCGGTCTGCAGGTCCGCATTATGACGCTTGCTAAAGATGCGCCCGCGCTTGCATCCACCACCAATCATTCCGTCCTGAATCTGGGCAATGCATGCGGTGCCTACCTCGGAGGACACGCCATCATTTTGTTCGGATTGTCGTCCCTCCCATGGTTCGGTGCGCTGCTCAGCCTGATCGGTCTGCTGATCGTCCTGATCATTTATGTAATGGACCGGAAAGGCGTACAATCGGCATAA
- a CDS encoding SRPBCC domain-containing protein — protein sequence MNGKPVGQTAATGFQIGVRRTLPLTREQAWNKVTSTEGMTLWLGHLPPPELRPGFTYESEEGITGEIRIVKPLSQLRLTWRKKGWARASTLQIRFLGSDDSKTTISFHQEHLSDSAVREEMKLKWEAVLASIADNSNAGNRK from the coding sequence ATGAACGGTAAACCTGTTGGACAGACGGCTGCAACCGGATTCCAGATCGGGGTCAGGCGAACACTGCCGCTCACAAGGGAGCAGGCCTGGAATAAGGTGACTTCAACGGAAGGGATGACGTTATGGCTTGGCCATTTGCCGCCGCCGGAACTTCGACCGGGCTTTACGTATGAATCCGAAGAAGGCATTACAGGCGAGATTCGCATCGTGAAGCCGCTTAGCCAGCTTCGGTTGACTTGGCGGAAGAAAGGGTGGGCGCGAGCGTCCACGCTGCAAATTCGCTTCTTGGGCAGCGACGATTCAAAAACGACGATCAGTTTCCACCAGGAGCATCTTAGCGATTCTGCCGTCCGCGAAGAGATGAAGCTGAAGTGGGAAGCGGTACTTGCAAGCATTGCCGACAATTCGAACGCCGGTAATCGCAAATAA
- a CDS encoding DUF523 domain-containing protein: protein MKRKILVSACLLGHKVRYDNGDVPCLDPRFLKWYEEGRLIHICPEVTGGLPTPRPDAQIQGDRVVTGSGTDVTEAFEKGARAALQLAEENDVALVILKQDSPSCGTLFVYDGTFTDTKISGEGRTTSLLRKNGFQVFGEDQLDEVEKALAIIDG from the coding sequence ATGAAGCGCAAAATACTGGTGAGTGCATGTCTGCTTGGACACAAAGTGAGATATGACAATGGCGACGTACCATGTCTTGATCCGCGGTTCCTGAAATGGTATGAAGAAGGTCGTTTGATCCATATTTGTCCGGAGGTTACGGGAGGTCTTCCAACTCCCAGGCCGGACGCTCAAATACAAGGCGATCGCGTCGTCACCGGCTCGGGAACCGACGTAACAGAAGCGTTCGAGAAGGGTGCCCGGGCCGCGCTTCAGCTTGCTGAGGAAAACGACGTTGCGCTCGTCATCCTGAAGCAGGACAGTCCGTCATGCGGAACTTTATTCGTTTATGACGGCACTTTTACCGATACGAAAATATCCGGCGAAGGGCGCACGACCTCATTGCTGCGCAAGAACGGCTTTCAAGTTTTCGGTGAAGACCAGCTGGATGAAGTGGAGAAGGCGCTCGCCATCATCGACGGGTAA
- a CDS encoding phosphatase PAP2 family protein: protein MNEFKRVRGAFGLAVLLTLGFALIAMMVRYEKIAGFDSAIISVITGLRSSALTPVMRFFSAIGGGTVSTILSFVMLGILYLIFRQRRELIFFLFVSVGSLLINSLFKNLFQRERPISQFVEEGGFSFPSGQSMAAMALYGTAAYLLARHAASTKAKIVIIAISLSMVVIIGASRIYLGAHYPSDIMGGYSATAAWLCLSVVLFNGTTGTKKRRMTADM, encoded by the coding sequence ATGAATGAATTCAAGCGGGTACGGGGAGCATTTGGCCTGGCGGTCCTGCTCACCCTTGGATTTGCACTGATTGCAATGATGGTTCGTTACGAAAAAATTGCAGGATTCGATTCGGCGATCATTTCCGTTATAACCGGGCTGCGTTCAAGCGCGCTGACCCCGGTTATGCGATTCTTTTCGGCCATCGGAGGCGGAACCGTCTCAACTATTTTATCATTCGTAATGCTCGGGATTCTTTACCTTATTTTCCGTCAACGGAGAGAGCTGATTTTCTTTCTCTTTGTCTCGGTCGGATCGCTGCTTATAAATTCACTATTCAAAAATCTGTTCCAACGGGAGCGTCCGATCTCACAGTTCGTGGAGGAAGGAGGATTCAGCTTTCCGAGCGGTCAATCCATGGCGGCGATGGCTCTATATGGAACGGCAGCTTATTTGCTTGCCCGTCATGCAGCGAGTACAAAGGCCAAAATCGTCATTATCGCAATCAGTCTTTCCATGGTTGTCATCATCGGCGCGAGCCGCATTTATCTCGGCGCCCATTACCCGAGCGACATCATGGGCGGATATTCGGCAACCGCCGCCTGGCTGTGCCTGTCGGTTGTCTTGTTCAACGGCACAACCGGCACCAAAAAAAGGCGCATGACAGCGGACATGTGA
- a CDS encoding DMT family transporter: MKKTTSGWFNGFLGVLIFSGSLPATRLAVADFDPLFLTVFRAAIAGMLAGALLLVFRQQRPDRGDIFPLFIVALGVVVGFPLLTALALQYVTSAHAIVFVGILPLMTAVFGVLRGGERPRPAFWIFSAAGSVLVAGFTLTRGFSSSPVGDALMVAAIIVCGLGYAEGARLSRRLGGWQVISWALVLSLPVMLPLSFYYMPDSWTGIGRPALFSMAYVSLFSMLIGFVFWYRGLAQGGIAAVGQLQLLQPFFGLLLASVVLHEPVGWPIVAVNIAVVLCVALARRFAGKKESPASPMPQSYTK, translated from the coding sequence ATGAAAAAAACAACAAGCGGCTGGTTCAACGGTTTCCTCGGCGTACTCATCTTCAGCGGCTCGCTGCCTGCAACGCGCCTCGCTGTGGCGGATTTCGATCCGCTGTTCCTCACGGTGTTCCGCGCCGCGATCGCCGGCATGCTTGCCGGAGCGTTGCTGCTCGTTTTCCGGCAGCAGCGGCCTGACCGGGGCGACATCTTTCCGCTATTCATTGTCGCGCTCGGCGTCGTCGTCGGTTTTCCGCTGCTGACCGCGTTGGCGCTTCAGTATGTCACATCGGCTCATGCGATCGTATTCGTTGGGATTCTGCCGCTCATGACGGCGGTGTTCGGCGTATTGCGCGGCGGGGAACGCCCGCGGCCGGCATTCTGGATCTTCTCCGCGGCAGGCAGTGTCCTCGTAGCAGGCTTCACCCTAACCCGGGGGTTTTCATCCTCACCGGTTGGCGACGCGCTCATGGTGGCTGCGATTATCGTGTGCGGTCTCGGTTATGCGGAAGGGGCGCGGCTTTCGCGGCGGTTGGGGGGCTGGCAGGTGATCTCGTGGGCGCTCGTTCTGTCGCTTCCCGTTATGCTGCCGCTTTCGTTTTATTACATGCCGGATTCGTGGACGGGTATCGGTCGTCCTGCTCTCTTCAGCATGGCTTATGTCTCCTTGTTCAGCATGCTCATCGGCTTTGTTTTCTGGTATCGCGGACTTGCCCAGGGCGGCATTGCGGCGGTCGGACAGCTGCAGCTTCTCCAGCCTTTCTTCGGCCTGCTGCTTGCGTCTGTCGTCCTGCACGAGCCGGTCGGCTGGCCGATCGTCGCCGTGAATATCGCCGTCGTCCTGTGTGTGGCGCTCGCTCGGCGGTTCGCAGGAAAAAAAGAATCGCCCGCATCACCGATGCCGCAAAGTTATACAAAGTGA
- a CDS encoding PLP-dependent aminotransferase family protein: MPNKQETILQAIRSDIAAGRIKPGQKLASIRKMSERFDCSLNTIIRVYQELERQYLIYSRPKSGYFVVAEEALSPLLQTKRIDFASAAPDAASMPKEDFRQCLNKAMELYESSIFTYPDPQGLLSLRQEIVKLFQQQQVFPSAQQIFMFSGAQQALHLLAGMPFPNGKTNILVEQPTYRGMVAALETQRQTVIGIERTPEGIDWDTLERHFQRNMIKFFYTIPRFHNPLGTSYTAEEKQRLSELAKAYDVYIVEDDYLADLETNRKEDPIHAYHGASHVIYLRSFSKIMLPGLRLAAAAVPASLIPLLQWHKYAADLSTSVLSQGVLEIYMKSGMYAHHAKQMKAMYHRRIKHLAETARRLLPKECLHTTQNCGGLFASIRLPDSVHTEDLVKRLEDRGVDVLAADNHFLASFPKLNLLRLSIIRTDEQAIEEGIRIIAEELELARANWQRPKAPFSI; encoded by the coding sequence ATGCCAAATAAGCAGGAAACCATTCTACAAGCCATTCGCTCGGACATCGCCGCAGGCCGCATCAAGCCCGGCCAGAAGCTGGCGTCTATCCGCAAGATGAGCGAAAGATTCGATTGCAGCCTCAATACGATCATTCGTGTCTATCAGGAGCTCGAACGGCAGTATCTTATTTATTCACGCCCAAAAAGCGGTTATTTTGTCGTAGCTGAAGAAGCGCTTTCCCCCCTGCTGCAAACCAAACGGATCGATTTTGCATCAGCGGCTCCCGATGCCGCGTCAATGCCGAAAGAAGACTTCCGCCAATGCTTGAACAAAGCGATGGAATTATATGAGTCGTCCATATTCACCTATCCCGATCCGCAGGGGTTGCTTTCTCTGCGCCAGGAGATCGTGAAGCTGTTTCAGCAGCAGCAGGTTTTTCCTTCCGCTCAGCAAATTTTTATGTTTTCCGGTGCCCAGCAAGCTCTCCATCTTTTGGCCGGGATGCCTTTTCCGAATGGAAAAACGAACATTCTGGTCGAGCAGCCGACGTACAGAGGAATGGTGGCCGCGCTTGAGACCCAAAGACAAACCGTCATCGGCATCGAAAGAACGCCTGAGGGAATCGATTGGGACACGTTAGAGCGCCATTTTCAACGCAATATGATCAAGTTTTTCTATACCATCCCGCGCTTCCACAATCCGCTGGGCACTTCTTACACCGCGGAAGAAAAGCAGCGGCTCTCCGAACTCGCCAAAGCGTATGACGTCTACATCGTCGAGGACGACTATCTTGCCGATTTGGAAACAAACCGTAAAGAGGACCCGATTCACGCTTATCATGGAGCCAGCCATGTCATTTATCTCCGAAGCTTCTCCAAAATCATGCTGCCCGGATTAAGGCTTGCCGCGGCCGCGGTGCCGGCTTCGCTCATTCCACTGCTGCAGTGGCACAAATATGCGGCGGATCTGAGCACCTCCGTGCTGTCTCAAGGTGTGCTGGAAATTTACATGAAGTCCGGGATGTATGCTCATCATGCGAAGCAGATGAAAGCGATGTACCACCGCCGCATCAAGCATCTGGCTGAAACCGCCCGGCGGTTGCTCCCCAAAGAGTGCTTGCATACGACCCAAAATTGCGGGGGGCTCTTTGCTTCCATCCGCCTTCCCGACTCCGTTCACACCGAAGATTTGGTCAAGCGGTTGGAGGATCGCGGCGTCGATGTACTGGCAGCCGATAATCATTTCCTTGCCTCTTTCCCCAAGCTTAACCTGCTGCGCCTCAGCATCATCAGGACCGATGAGCAAGCGATTGAGGAAGGCATCCGCATCATAGCCGAAGAGCTGGAGCTAGCAAGGGCAAACTGGCAGCGTCCCAAAGCCCCTTTTTCGATATGA
- a CDS encoding ABC transporter ATP-binding protein: MSQQQIGPQSAQGSGGQRPGAPGSGGPTPASFGFGPGRGGPAGMGMPVEKAKNFKDTFRRLVGYLQPHRFALIVVFLTAVLSTVFSIIGPKILGNATTAIFEGTFVPGAKIDFAYIADILLVLAGLYIISSLFGFVQQYVMASVAQKTVRDLRRDVNEKLARLPLKYFDSRTHGEIMSRAVNDVDNISGTLQQSLTQFITSIVTLLGVVVMMLSISWVMTLITIVTLPLSFLSIRMIAKRSQLYFKGQQKSLGELNGHIEEMYTGHSIVKAFGHEEKSIRRFDEVNGRLYESGWRAQFVSGMIMPLMGFIGNIGYVLVSVAGGLFVLGRSITIGDVQAFISYSRQFTMPITQTAQIANIIQSTIASAERIFELLDETEEVPEAAGAREIARGGQTAAAFKAGHTEETASKAISGPLAPPKGNVRFEHVKFGYKEDVTLIEDMNIDVKSGQTVAIVGPTGAGKTTLINLLMRFYELSGGRITIDGADITRLKRGSLRSIFGMVLQDTWLFNGTIRDNIAYGRAGATEEEVVRAARAANADHFIRTLPGGYDTVLNEEASNISQGQKQLLTIARAILADPAILILDEATSSVDTRTEIHIQRAMSELMQGRTSFVIAHRLSTIRDADLILVMNHGSIIEQGTHEELLTKGGFYADLYQSQFSGRKTQKAI, from the coding sequence ATGAGTCAGCAGCAGATCGGGCCGCAAAGCGCGCAAGGCAGCGGCGGCCAGCGCCCCGGCGCTCCCGGTTCCGGGGGGCCTACCCCCGCCAGTTTCGGCTTCGGCCCCGGCCGCGGCGGCCCTGCCGGAATGGGCATGCCCGTCGAGAAGGCCAAGAACTTCAAGGACACGTTCCGGCGGCTCGTCGGTTACCTGCAGCCGCACCGCTTCGCGCTGATCGTCGTCTTTTTGACGGCTGTGCTGAGCACGGTGTTCTCGATCATCGGTCCGAAGATTTTGGGCAATGCAACGACCGCAATTTTCGAAGGGACGTTCGTTCCCGGCGCAAAAATCGATTTTGCCTATATCGCCGATATCCTGCTTGTGCTTGCCGGACTTTACATCATCAGCTCGCTGTTCGGCTTTGTTCAGCAGTACGTGATGGCGAGTGTTGCGCAGAAAACGGTCCGCGACCTGCGCAGGGACGTCAATGAAAAGCTGGCGCGGCTGCCGCTGAAATATTTCGACTCGCGCACGCACGGAGAAATTATGAGCCGCGCCGTCAACGACGTCGATAATATCAGCGGCACGCTCCAGCAGAGCCTGACCCAGTTTATTACTTCCATCGTCACGCTGCTTGGCGTCGTCGTCATGATGCTGTCGATCAGCTGGGTCATGACGCTCATCACCATCGTGACGCTGCCGCTCAGCTTTCTTTCGATCCGGATGATCGCGAAGCGCTCGCAGCTTTACTTCAAGGGACAGCAGAAATCGCTCGGCGAGCTGAACGGCCACATCGAGGAAATGTACACCGGTCACAGTATCGTCAAGGCGTTCGGCCATGAGGAAAAATCGATCCGCCGCTTCGACGAGGTCAACGGGCGCCTGTACGAATCGGGCTGGAGAGCGCAGTTTGTTTCCGGCATGATCATGCCCCTGATGGGCTTCATCGGCAACATCGGCTACGTGCTGGTCAGCGTAGCCGGCGGCCTCTTTGTCCTGGGCCGCAGCATAACGATCGGCGACGTGCAGGCGTTCATCTCCTATTCCCGCCAGTTTACGATGCCGATTACGCAGACGGCGCAGATCGCCAACATCATTCAATCGACGATAGCCTCGGCGGAGCGCATCTTCGAGCTGCTCGACGAGACGGAGGAAGTACCCGAAGCGGCGGGCGCGCGGGAGATTGCACGCGGAGGGCAGACCGCCGCGGCCTTCAAGGCCGGTCACACGGAAGAAACGGCCTCCAAAGCGATATCGGGCCCGCTCGCGCCGCCGAAAGGCAATGTCCGCTTCGAGCATGTCAAGTTCGGCTACAAAGAGGACGTAACGCTGATCGAAGACATGAACATCGACGTCAAATCGGGGCAGACGGTCGCCATCGTCGGACCGACCGGCGCCGGCAAAACGACGCTGATCAACCTGCTCATGCGGTTCTATGAGCTCAGCGGCGGCCGGATCACGATCGACGGAGCCGACATTACGCGCCTGAAGCGGGGTTCGCTGCGAAGCATATTCGGCATGGTGCTGCAGGATACGTGGCTGTTCAACGGGACAATCCGCGACAACATTGCGTATGGACGCGCAGGGGCGACGGAGGAGGAGGTCGTGCGGGCGGCCCGGGCGGCGAATGCCGACCACTTTATCCGTACGTTGCCGGGCGGCTACGACACGGTGCTGAACGAGGAAGCATCGAACATTTCGCAAGGGCAGAAGCAGCTGCTCACGATCGCCCGGGCCATTCTCGCCGACCCTGCGATTCTGATTCTCGACGAAGCGACCAGCAGCGTCGATACGCGGACGGAAATTCATATCCAGCGCGCCATGAGCGAGCTGATGCAGGGACGGACCAGCTTCGTCATTGCGCACCGGCTGTCCACGATCCGCGACGCCGATCTTATCCTCGTGATGAACCACGGCTCGATCATCGAGCAGGGAACCCACGAGGAACTGCTCACGAAAGGCGGCTTCTACGCCGATTTGTATCAAAGCCAGTTCAGCGGCCGCAAAACGCAGAAAGCGATTTGA
- a CDS encoding ABC transporter ATP-binding protein, with the protein MLKLLRFLKPYRALVLLGLLFIFLQSLTELFLPTLMSDIVDHGVVDGNTPYIWRIGGLMLLVALGGAACSVGGSYFSAKAAAGFGKDLRSRLFSHVTQFSLNEFDQFGTASLITRTTNDITQVQQVLTMMMRVMVMAPMMCIGGIAMSIYKDPSLSLIIVAIVPVLGLVILAVVAKGVPLFKAMQTKLDKLNLVLRENLTGIRVIRSFNRTAHEQARFNEANGSLTDTSIRVNRILGALMPVMMLMMNFAGIAIVWFGGLRIQSGAMEVGDLIAVVQYSWQIMFSLIFASMMFVMVPRASASAVRIREVLNMKPEIRDPEAPKRPAAQGTVEFDNVTFRYPGAEMPALSGISFTAGPGEVTAVIGGTGSGKSTLVSLIPRFYDVTGGQIRIGGVDVREMTQEQLHSMIGLVPQKAVLFTGTVADNLRFGKEDAAEEDVHHAAKTAQAFDFVSEMQDGFDSPIAQGGSNVSGGQKQRLSIARALVRKPLIYLFDDSFSALDFKTDAKLREALRSETTEATVIIVAQRVSTVMDADRIIVLDNGEIAGIGTHRELLESNPIYREIVASQLSEEEIA; encoded by the coding sequence ATGCTTAAGCTTCTGCGATTTCTGAAGCCTTACCGCGCACTCGTGCTGCTTGGGCTGCTGTTCATCTTTCTGCAGTCGCTGACGGAGCTGTTTCTGCCGACGCTCATGTCCGACATTGTCGATCATGGCGTCGTGGATGGCAATACGCCGTACATTTGGCGTATTGGCGGCTTGATGCTGCTCGTCGCGCTTGGCGGCGCCGCCTGCTCGGTCGGCGGAAGCTATTTCTCCGCCAAGGCGGCGGCGGGCTTCGGCAAAGACCTGCGCAGCCGTCTGTTCTCACACGTCACGCAGTTTTCGCTGAACGAGTTCGATCAATTCGGCACCGCTTCGCTGATCACCCGCACGACGAACGACATCACGCAGGTGCAGCAGGTCCTTACCATGATGATGCGTGTCATGGTCATGGCGCCGATGATGTGCATCGGCGGTATCGCGATGTCGATTTACAAGGACCCGTCGCTGTCGCTCATCATTGTCGCCATCGTGCCGGTTCTGGGCCTCGTCATTTTGGCTGTCGTGGCCAAAGGAGTCCCGCTGTTCAAAGCGATGCAGACGAAGCTCGACAAACTGAACCTGGTCCTGCGCGAGAACCTCACCGGCATCCGCGTCATCCGTTCGTTTAACCGCACCGCCCACGAGCAGGCGCGTTTCAACGAAGCGAACGGCAGCCTCACCGACACGTCGATCAGAGTCAACCGGATCTTGGGAGCGCTCATGCCGGTCATGATGCTTATGATGAATTTCGCCGGCATCGCCATCGTTTGGTTTGGCGGCCTCCGCATCCAAAGCGGCGCGATGGAAGTCGGCGACCTGATCGCCGTTGTCCAATACTCGTGGCAGATCATGTTCTCGCTTATCTTCGCGTCGATGATGTTCGTTATGGTTCCGCGCGCTTCCGCATCGGCCGTCCGGATCCGCGAGGTGCTGAATATGAAACCGGAGATTCGTGACCCGGAAGCGCCCAAACGACCGGCGGCGCAAGGAACCGTCGAGTTCGATAACGTCACGTTCCGTTATCCGGGCGCGGAAATGCCGGCGCTTTCGGGCATTTCGTTTACGGCAGGGCCCGGCGAAGTGACGGCCGTGATCGGCGGCACCGGCTCAGGCAAATCGACGCTGGTCAGCCTGATCCCGCGCTTCTATGACGTGACGGGCGGTCAAATCCGTATCGGCGGCGTCGACGTGCGCGAGATGACGCAGGAGCAGCTGCATTCGATGATCGGGCTCGTTCCGCAAAAGGCGGTCCTCTTCACCGGGACGGTTGCCGACAATCTCCGCTTCGGCAAGGAAGACGCGGCGGAAGAGGATGTGCACCATGCGGCAAAAACCGCGCAGGCGTTCGATTTCGTCTCGGAGATGCAGGACGGCTTCGATTCGCCGATCGCCCAAGGAGGCTCGAACGTTTCGGGGGGCCAGAAGCAGCGGCTTTCCATCGCCCGAGCGCTTGTCCGCAAGCCCCTAATCTACCTGTTTGACGACAGCTTCTCGGCGCTCGACTTCAAGACCGACGCCAAGCTGCGCGAAGCGCTTCGGTCCGAAACGACGGAGGCGACGGTCATTATCGTCGCCCAGCGGGTCAGCACCGTGATGGACGCCGACCGGATCATCGTTCTCGATAACGGCGAAATCGCAGGCATCGGCACGCATCGCGAGCTGCTGGAGTCGAATCCGATTTATCGCGAAATCGTAGCTTCACAGCTTTCGGAGGAGGAGATCGCATGA
- a CDS encoding MarR family winged helix-turn-helix transcriptional regulator — translation MPDERNMTHELLRAFRQLRSLNSGMKPIEGCTQSETIMLYVIRRCTKEAPEGMKASDLSQYLRVTSPTVTQQVNVLEARGLLERAADPADRRVVRIRLTEEGLRLTGIAEQAVHENTRSLIAHLGEERAAILIELLDEVYRFHSDKGLVHGFCRNPGHSGQPDTKPTE, via the coding sequence ATGCCCGATGAACGAAATATGACCCACGAATTACTGCGCGCCTTCAGGCAGCTCCGGAGTCTCAACAGCGGCATGAAGCCGATCGAAGGCTGTACCCAAAGCGAGACGATCATGCTTTATGTTATCCGCAGATGCACGAAGGAAGCTCCCGAAGGCATGAAAGCGTCCGACCTGAGCCAGTATCTGCGCGTGACCTCGCCGACCGTCACGCAGCAGGTGAATGTGCTGGAAGCCCGCGGCCTGCTGGAGCGCGCCGCCGACCCCGCAGACCGCAGAGTCGTCCGGATCAGGCTGACAGAGGAAGGACTGCGCCTGACGGGAATCGCCGAACAGGCGGTCCACGAAAACACCCGCAGCCTGATCGCGCACTTGGGGGAAGAGCGTGCCGCGATTCTCATTGAACTGCTTGATGAAGTGTACCGCTTTCACAGCGACAAAGGATTGGTGCATGGCTTTTGCCGCAATCCTGGCCATTCTGGCCAACCTGATACCAAACCAACCGAATGA